One genomic region from Chlamydia poikilotherma encodes:
- the tarP gene encoding type III secretion system actin-recruiting effector Tarp, which yields MTGPINNPSTTNVTTTTTSTPVVTTSTSFGGHVVSTTGTGALETTAQSVNTTAEQAVSQAESDSGSVIFTTERDITTTTSTTEGAAATATAANLLGSHILGTGRARTDSTSSSSSDSSVSDTSSASPTQDTGATGGAEGPQETPSNADLGELANLRGAEAADGAERPEGPGGLPSMALPKYDPTDKASIIKFLSTPSVQAKLQTKAGHIVYMDESRGSFIFVRNGDWNTAESIAVTNGRTKAPITDVKDLEMCIAKFCVGYESMQADWSNNIQPRIAGQTGETGNYSHLLMSMKFKTTVLYGPWNSKESSSNYTPSVWRRGTKCDSGAIWGDVGGLKGINWNNTPKPDEGPAFSRETPAPVQPQPQPGPYAQPVINVNLGGISTSVNVTGGTTTTTVSSATTDTSGDGGHVTHDQAANFDDVETGSTSTQTEDEIQFDSDGEGEDSLAPLPPGPPPPPGPPPAAQGGVNITGMSTNNLQQVLTNVRQHLDTVYDQNGVHHQGNQDLGTVVRTSENGTYKPTVLLNSTQGDGGRGVQRRDSNNDDDDSELNNILSHVRQHLDVVYPGGGGGEPISVNQNLGDVIKAVESGNTPNPTQPEGVFFARRINIDEGSATTTQGTGGNNGVFFARRVNLDDNGNIVGDNSRTSSGAPASNLMGATSEGDTGGLEHLLPQLRSHLDRTFDTQGNITPQRTNVGKLIKAFQERTGSGGIVGPMPAQSTVVTSSPVQQQAATISNLHKAQTAKPISTGGSPDLPGAARGVSASLSSLLQSATPSTTSTTVTSPAPVQGTATSSPVAGTKQTAAPATTGKTPPGITQAAANVTATLNSVANKLLLFEKGSRLQEAIDSADTQSTQGQQLFDAARLATTQLSKTLSKVTGAPPPPPQRRS from the coding sequence ATGACTGGTCCTATTAATAATCCATCTACAACGAATGTCACGACTACTACGACGTCAACTCCTGTAGTAACGACATCCACATCCTTTGGGGGTCACGTTGTATCTACCACAGGGACTGGAGCTTTAGAAACAACCGCCCAATCTGTTAATACAACAGCAGAACAAGCGGTATCTCAGGCAGAATCCGATTCGGGATCGGTGATTTTTACAACTGAAAGAGATATAACTACAACAACTTCAACTACAGAAGGAGCCGCTGCAACAGCTACAGCAGCCAACCTATTAGGATCTCATATTCTTGGAACAGGAAGAGCAAGAACCGATAGCACGTCAAGTAGTAGTAGTGATAGTAGCGTCTCCGACACTTCAAGCGCATCTCCAACTCAAGATACAGGAGCTACAGGAGGAGCAGAAGGTCCCCAAGAAACTCCTTCTAATGCAGATTTAGGGGAGCTTGCAAATCTACGGGGTGCAGAAGCTGCCGATGGTGCTGAAAGACCTGAGGGTCCTGGTGGCCTACCAAGTATGGCCCTTCCTAAATATGATCCAACAGATAAAGCTTCAATTATCAAATTCCTATCTACACCATCTGTACAAGCAAAATTACAGACTAAAGCCGGCCATATTGTTTATATGGATGAGTCTAGGGGAAGCTTTATTTTCGTAAGAAATGGTGACTGGAATACAGCGGAGTCCATAGCTGTAACTAATGGAAGAACAAAAGCACCCATCACAGATGTTAAAGATTTAGAAATGTGTATTGCTAAATTCTGCGTAGGCTATGAATCCATGCAAGCTGATTGGTCAAATAATATTCAACCACGCATCGCAGGACAAACTGGAGAGACTGGAAATTACAGTCACCTACTTATGAGCATGAAGTTTAAAACTACTGTGCTCTACGGTCCTTGGAATTCTAAAGAATCTAGCAGCAATTATACACCTTCGGTATGGCGTCGTGGTACCAAGTGTGATTCCGGAGCTATCTGGGGTGATGTTGGTGGTTTGAAAGGAATTAACTGGAATAATACCCCTAAACCCGACGAGGGCCCTGCCTTTTCACGAGAAACCCCTGCCCCTGTTCAACCGCAACCACAACCCGGTCCTTACGCTCAACCTGTTATCAATGTTAACTTAGGAGGTATTAGTACTAGCGTAAACGTTACTGGCGGGACGACGACGACTACCGTGAGCTCCGCAACTACGGATACTTCTGGAGATGGCGGTCATGTTACTCATGATCAAGCTGCAAATTTTGACGATGTAGAAACAGGAAGTACCAGCACTCAAACTGAGGATGAAATACAATTTGACAGTGATGGGGAAGGCGAGGATAGCTTAGCTCCCCTACCTCCTGGTCCTCCTCCACCTCCTGGACCACCACCTGCAGCTCAAGGTGGTGTGAATATCACAGGAATGTCGACAAATAATTTACAACAGGTATTAACTAATGTCCGTCAGCATTTAGATACTGTCTATGATCAAAATGGTGTACATCATCAAGGAAATCAAGACTTAGGTACTGTTGTTAGAACATCAGAAAATGGTACATACAAACCTACAGTATTGTTAAATAGCACTCAAGGTGATGGTGGACGTGGGGTACAAAGAAGAGATTCTAATAATGACGATGATGATAGTGAATTAAATAATATCTTAAGTCATGTCCGTCAGCATTTAGATGTTGTTTATCCTGGAGGTGGTGGAGGAGAACCTATTTCTGTAAATCAGAATCTCGGAGATGTAATTAAAGCTGTTGAATCAGGAAATACACCAAATCCTACCCAACCTGAAGGAGTATTCTTTGCAAGACGTATCAACATTGACGAGGGTAGCGCAACGACAACGCAAGGAACAGGAGGAAATAACGGTGTATTCTTTGCAAGAAGAGTCAACCTTGATGACAATGGAAATATAGTCGGGGATAATTCAAGAACCTCTTCTGGAGCACCAGCAAGCAACTTAATGGGTGCTACAAGTGAAGGTGATACAGGAGGATTAGAGCATCTTTTACCCCAGTTGCGATCCCATCTAGATCGTACGTTTGATACACAAGGGAATATTACTCCCCAAAGAACAAACGTAGGAAAGCTCATCAAAGCTTTCCAAGAGCGTACGGGATCCGGTGGTATTGTTGGACCTATGCCTGCTCAATCTACAGTAGTTACTAGTAGTCCTGTGCAACAACAAGCTGCGACTATCTCAAATCTCCATAAAGCACAGACAGCAAAACCAATCTCTACCGGAGGATCTCCTGATCTTCCTGGGGCTGCCAGAGGTGTAAGCGCTAGTTTATCTAGTCTATTACAATCTGCGACACCTTCTACGACAAGCACTACGGTAACCTCTCCGGCTCCAGTGCAAGGGACAGCAACCTCCTCACCTGTAGCAGGAACTAAGCAAACAGCGGCCCCAGCAACAACAGGAAAGACTCCTCCGGGAATCACTCAAGCAGCCGCAAATGTTACAGCAACATTAAATAGTGTTGCTAATAAACTCTTACTATTTGAAAAAGGCTCGAGATTACAAGAAGCAATTGATAGTGCAGATACACAATCTACACAAGGTCAACAGCTATTTGATGCTGCAAGATTGGCAACAACACAGCTATCGAAAACATTATCCAAAGTTACGGGAGCTCCTCCACCTCCACCTCAAAGGCGCTCTTAG
- a CDS encoding YebC/PmpR family DNA-binding transcriptional regulator has translation MAGHSKWANTKYRKERADHKRGKIFSRTIKELMAAVKMGGPDPKTNARLRVVIQKAKDQNIPNENIERNLKKASSADQKNFEDVTYELYGHGGVGVVVEAMTDNKNRTASDMRIAVNKRGGSLVEPGSVLYNFARKGACYVPKSSIDEATLLSHVIDVGAEDLDNDDEEHFIVLCDPIELASVKEKLVALGVTCSEEKLIYVPLRLVDCDEKDGEANLALIEWLEQIDDADEVYHNMA, from the coding sequence ATGGCAGGACACAGTAAGTGGGCGAATACAAAATACCGTAAAGAAAGAGCAGATCATAAAAGGGGAAAGATCTTTTCCCGGACGATTAAAGAATTAATGGCTGCTGTGAAGATGGGAGGTCCTGATCCCAAAACAAACGCACGTTTACGCGTAGTTATACAAAAAGCCAAAGATCAAAATATTCCCAATGAAAATATCGAAAGAAACCTGAAGAAAGCCTCCTCAGCAGATCAGAAAAATTTCGAAGATGTTACCTATGAGCTTTATGGTCATGGGGGAGTCGGGGTTGTTGTTGAGGCCATGACGGATAATAAAAACCGTACTGCTTCCGATATGCGCATTGCTGTGAATAAACGTGGAGGCTCTCTCGTAGAACCTGGTAGTGTTCTTTATAACTTCGCTCGTAAGGGAGCCTGTTATGTTCCTAAGAGTTCCATAGATGAGGCTACTTTATTATCTCATGTAATTGATGTGGGAGCTGAAGATCTCGATAATGATGATGAAGAGCATTTCATTGTACTTTGCGATCCTATAGAGCTAGCTTCCGTGAAGGAAAAATTAGTTGCATTAGGTGTGACATGTTCCGAAGAAAAGCTTATTTATGTTCCTTTGCGTCTCGTAGATTGTGATGAAAAAGATGGAGAGGCAAATCTTGCTCTAATCGAATGGTTAGAACAAATTGATGATGCCGACGAGGTTTATCATAACATGGCCTAA